A window from Peromyscus eremicus chromosome 5, PerEre_H2_v1, whole genome shotgun sequence encodes these proteins:
- the LOC131911084 gene encoding tubulin beta-3 chain, whose protein sequence is MPTRGPQKRLLGSLNSTSTATPHLGLATNQTGPWCLQVSIPDGLFLSLGLVSLVENVLVVIAITKNRNLHSPMYCFICCLALSDLMVSISLVLETTIILLLEAGALVTRAALVQQLDNVIDVLICGSMVSSLCFLGVIAIDRYISIFYALRYHSIVTLPRARRAIVGIWVASIFFSTLFITYYNHTAVLICLVTFFLAMLALMAVLYVHMLTRACQHAQGIAQLHKRQGSTCQGFCLKGAATLTILLGIFFLCWGPFFLHLTLIVLCPQHPTCSCIFKNFNLYLILIIFSSIVDPLIYAFRSQELRMTLREVLLCSWSAQKYQGGSSFPSLAHPKSRRPSGGPSSEGAARHAPHSRCPPASQLEPFEVSMREIVHIQAGQCGNQIGAKFWEVISDEHGIDPSGNYVGDSDLQLERISVYYNEASSHKYVPRAILVDLEPGTMDSVRSGAFGHLFRPDNFIFGQSGAGNNWAKGHYTEGAELVDSVLDVVRKECENCDCLQGFQLTHSLGGGTGSGMGTLLISKVREEYPDRIMNTFSVVPSPKVSDTVVEPYNATLSIHQLVENTDETYCIDNEALYDICFRTLKLATPTYGDLNHLVSATMSGVTTSLRFPGQLNADLRKLAVNMVPFPRLHFFMPGFAPLTARGSQQYRALTVPELTQQMFDAKNMMAACDPRHGRYLTVATVFRGRMSMKEVDEQMLAIQSKNSSYFVEWIPNNVKVAVCDIPPRGLKMSSTFIGNSTAIQELFKRISEQFTAMFRRKAFLHWYTGEGMDEMEFTEAESNMNDLVSEYQQYQDATAEEEGEMYEDDDEESEAQGPK, encoded by the exons ATGCCCACTCGGGGGCCTCAGAAGAGGCTTCTGGGTTCTCTCAACTCCACCTCCACAGCCACCCCTCACCTTGGACTGGCCACAAACCAGACAGGGCCTTGGTGCCTTCAGGTGTCTATCCCGGATGGCCTCTTCCTCAGCCTGGGGCTGGTGAGTCTGGTGGAGAATGTGCTGGTCGTGATAGCCATCACCAAAAACCGCAACCTGCACTCGCCCATGTATTGCTTCATCTGCTGTCTGGCCCTGTCTGACCTGATGGTGAGTATAAGCTTGGTGCTAGAGACTACTATCATCCTGCTGCTGGAGGCAGGGGCCCTGGTGACCCGGGCTGCTTTGGTGCAACAGCTGGACAATGTCATTGACGTGCTCATCTGTGGCTCCATGGTGTCCAGTCTTTGCTTCCTTGGTGTCATTGCCATAGACCGCTACATCTCCATCTTCTATGCACTACGTTATCACAGCATTGTGACACTGCCCCGGGCACGCCGGGCCATCGTGGGCATCTGGGTGGCCAGCATCTTCTTCAGCACCCTCTTTATCACCTACTACAATCACACAGCCGTCCTAATCTGCCTCGTCACTTTCTTTCTAGCCATGCTGGCACTCATGGCAGTTCTGTATGTCCACATGCTCACTCGAGCATGCCAGCATGCTCAGGGGATTGCCCAGCTCCACAAGAGGCAGGGCTCCACCTGCCAAGGCTTCTGCCTTAAGGGCGCCGCCACCCTTACTATCCTTCTGGGAATTTTCTTCCTGTGCTGGGGCCCCTTCTTCCTGCATCTCACACTCATCGTCCTCTGCCCTCAGCACCCCACCTGCAGCTGCATCTTTAAGAACTTCAACCTCTACCTCATTCTCATCATCTTCAGCTCCATCGTCGACCCCCTCATCTATGCTTTTCGGAGCCAGGAGCTCCGCATGACACTCAGGGAGGTGCTGCTGTGCTCCTG GTCTGCACAGAAGTATCAGGGAGGCTCCAGCTTTCCCAGCCTCGCCCACCCCAAG AGCCGAAGGCCCTCCGGCGGCCCCTCCTCCGAAGGCGCGGCCAGACATGCTCCGCATT CCCGCTGTCCGCCTGCTTCTCAACTCGAGCCGTTTGAAGTCAGCATGAGGGAGATCGTGCACATCCAGGCCGGCCAGTGCGGCAACCAGATAGGGGCCAAG TTCTGGGAGGTCATCAGTGATGAGCATGGCATAGACCCCAGTGGCAACTACGTGGGGGACTCAGACCTGCAGCTGGAGCGCATCAGCGTGTACTACAATGAGGCCTCCT CTCACAAGTATGTGCCCAGAGCCATTCTGGTGGACCTGGAACCTGGAACCATGGATAGTGTGCGGTCTGGGGCCTTTGGACACCTATTTAGGCCTGACAACTTTATCTTTG GTCAGAGTGGCGCCGGCAACAACTGGGCCAAAGGGCACTACACCGAGGGCGCGGAGCTGGTGGACTCCGTCCTGGATGTGGTGAGGAAGGAGTGTGAGAACTGCGACTGTCTGCAGGGCTTCCAGCTGACACACTCACTGGGTGGGGGCACAGGCTCAGGCATGGGGACCCTGCTCATCAGCAAGGTGCGCGAGGAGTACCCTGACCGCATCATGAACACCTTCAGCGTGGTGCCCTCACCCAAAGTGTCGGACACTGTGGTGGAGCCCTACAATGCCACCCTGTCCATCCACCAGCTGGTGGAGAACACGGATGAGACCTACTGTATCGACAACGAGGCCCTCTATGACATCTGCTTCCGTACCCTCAAGTTGGCCACACCCACCTACGGGGACCTCAACCACCTTGTTTCTGCTACCATGAGTGGAGTCACTACTTCCCTTCGATTCCCTGGTCAACTCAATGCTGACCTCCGCAAGCTAGCTGTCAACATGGTGCCCTTCCCCCGCTTGCACTTCTTCATGCCTGGCTTTGCCCCACTTACAGCCCGGGGCAGCCAGCAATACCGGGCCCTGACGGTACCTGAGCTCACCCAGCAGATGTTCGATGCCAAGAATATGATGGCTGCCTGCGACCCACGCCACGGCCGTTACCTGACAGTGGCCACTGTCTTCCGTGGGCGCATGTCCATGAAGGAGGTGGATGAGCAGATGCTGGCAATCCAGagtaagaacagtagctacttcgTGGAGTGGATCCCCAACAACGTCAAGGTAGCAGTGTGTGATATCCCACCCCGTGGGCTCAAGATGTCATCCACCTTCATTGGCAACAGCACGGCCATCCAGGAGCTGTTCAAACGCATCTCAGAGCAGTTTACAGCCATGTTCCGGCGCAAGGCCTTCCTTCACTGGTACACGGGTGAGGGCATGGATGAGATGGAGTTCACTGAGGCCGAGAGCAACATGAATGACCTGGTATCTGAGTACCAGCAGTACCAGGATGCCACAGCTGAGGAAGAGGGTGAAATGtatgaagatgatgatgaggaATCTGAAGCCCAGGGGCCCAAGTAA